One window from the genome of Nicotiana tomentosiformis chromosome 5, ASM39032v3, whole genome shotgun sequence encodes:
- the LOC138893028 gene encoding uncharacterized mitochondrial protein AtMg00310-like, with translation MEKLLILVFIIETIQILRIKEVMGYRQVIFPITYLGFPRYIGRQKISIYSYMMNKIVKKITGWHGKLLYVGGRNILIRHVLQSLLIHLLAAVKPPIIVFKDIEKYLARFFWGSDRDKAKYHWSSWSNICYPTHEGELGFRSLQDISESLKIKRWWRFRTFDSLWSQFSKAKYCRITSHVAKPALSTPSLAWRKMLKSRDIMEERILWKINDGSCNLWCDNWTDMGALAHIIHVEDPPGN, from the coding sequence ATGGAGAAATTACTAATTCTTGTCTTCATCATTGAGACCATTCAGATATTGAGGATCAAGGAGGTCATGGGGTATAGGCAGGTTATATTCCCTATTACTTATTTGGGGTTCCCTCGCTATATTGGAAGACAAAAGATTTCTATTTATAGTTACATGATGAACAAAATAGTGAAAAAGATCACTGGCTGGCATGGGAAACTTCTCTATGTTGGAGGTAGGAATATTTTGATTAGACATGTTCTTCAATCCCTACTTATTCATCTGTTAGCTGCGGTTAAACCTCCAATAATAGTTTTCAAGGATATTGAAAAATACCTAGCTAGGTTCTTTTGGGGTTCTGATAGGGATAAGGCCAAATACCACTGGAGTTCTTGGTCCAACATATGCTATCCCACTCATGAAGGTGAATTGGGATTTAGAAGTTTGCAAGATATTAGTGAGAGTCTCAAAATAAAAAGATGGTGGAGATTCCGGACCTTTGATTCATTATGGTCTCAATTCTCTAAGGCAAAATACTGCAGAATTACGTCTCATGTGGCCAAACCAGCCTTGTCTACTCCGTCTTTAGCTTGGAGAAAGATGTTAAAAAGTAGGGATATAATGGAGGAGAGAATTCTCTGGAAGATCAATGATGGTAGTTGCAATCTATGGTGTGATAACTGGACTGATATGGGGGCCTTGGCCCATATTATTCATGTTGAAGACCCTCCAGGAAACTAG